Proteins from one Rhizobium bangladeshense genomic window:
- a CDS encoding efflux RND transporter permease subunit, translating to MKSFNLSDWALEHRSLVWYFMIVFILAGAFSYLNLGREEDPNFTIKTMVITAQWPGASAEEVTRQVTDRIEKKLQELESLDYTRSQTVAGQTTVFVELLPTTKARDVTPTWLRIRNMIADIKGDFPSGVVGPFFNDRFGDVFGNIYAFTSDGLTQRQLRDLVENARSEVLKVPNVGKVDVIGAQDEAIYLEFSTRQIAALGIDQQSVVQTLQAQNAVTQSGFVDAGPERIALRVSGQFTSEESLRSINLRINDRFFPLTDVATIKRGYVDPPSALFRFNGEPAIGLAIGMKQGANLLEFGEALDAEMKQVVADLPIGVDVHRVSDQPHVVDEAVSGFTRALFEAIVIVLVISFISLGLRAGMVVAISIPLVLAITFVVMEYSGISLQRISLGALIIALGLLVDDAMIAVEMMVARLEAGDDLRKAATHVYTSTAFPMLTGTLVTVAGFIPVGLNNSAAGEFTFTLFVVIAVSLVVSWIVAVLFTPLLGVTILPKTMKSHHEKKGRFAAVFSWLLKLAMRWRWITIVATVGVFALSVGGMGLVQQQFFPNSDRTELVIDWNLPHNSSIAETNRQMAKFEKEMLANNKDIDHWTTYVGQGAPRFILSFDVQTPDVSFGQTVIVTKGLDARDKVRAELQAYLTKTFPGTDAFVKLLDIGPPVGKPVQYRISGPDIQKVRDISQQFAGVVGSHPLLSNMVLDWNEPSRVVKVDVLQDKARQLGVSSEDIATALNGIVEGSTATQIRDDIYLVNVVGRARASERDSIQTLENLQLSTSDGKVVPLSAVANFRYELEQPTIWRRDRQPTITLKAAVIGSTQPATIVDQLKPKVGEFQKNLPVGYKIEIGGAVESSAEAQGPIAAVAPLMLFTMATILMIQLQSFSRLFLVFAVAPTALIGVVAALLLSNAPMGFVAILGVLALIGILIRNSVILVVQIEHLRAEGVAAWQAVIEATEHRMRPIMLTAAAATLALIPISREIFWGPMAYAMMGGIVVGTALTLLFLPALYVAWFRIPRDEGVRAEAAAAEV from the coding sequence GTGAAGTCCTTCAACCTTTCCGACTGGGCGCTCGAACACCGTTCGCTCGTCTGGTACTTCATGATCGTCTTCATTCTCGCAGGCGCCTTCTCCTACCTGAACCTGGGTCGTGAGGAAGACCCGAATTTCACCATCAAGACGATGGTGATCACCGCGCAGTGGCCTGGCGCTTCCGCAGAGGAAGTGACGCGGCAGGTGACCGACAGGATCGAGAAGAAGCTCCAGGAACTGGAATCGCTCGACTACACGAGGAGCCAGACCGTCGCCGGCCAGACGACCGTTTTCGTCGAGCTGCTGCCGACGACGAAGGCGAGGGATGTCACACCGACCTGGCTGCGTATCCGCAACATGATTGCCGACATCAAGGGTGATTTCCCGAGCGGCGTCGTCGGCCCCTTCTTCAACGACCGTTTCGGCGACGTGTTCGGCAATATCTACGCCTTCACCAGCGACGGTCTGACCCAGCGGCAGCTGCGCGATCTCGTGGAAAATGCTCGTTCTGAGGTCCTGAAGGTACCGAATGTCGGCAAGGTCGACGTGATCGGCGCCCAGGACGAGGCGATTTATCTGGAGTTCTCTACGCGCCAGATTGCAGCACTTGGCATCGACCAGCAGTCGGTCGTCCAGACCCTGCAGGCCCAGAACGCTGTCACCCAGTCCGGTTTTGTCGATGCCGGGCCGGAGCGCATCGCATTGCGGGTGAGCGGACAATTCACCTCCGAAGAAAGCCTGCGATCGATCAACCTTCGCATCAACGACCGCTTCTTCCCGCTGACCGACGTCGCCACGATCAAGCGCGGCTATGTGGATCCGCCCTCGGCGCTGTTCCGGTTCAACGGCGAGCCGGCGATCGGGCTTGCCATCGGCATGAAGCAGGGTGCCAACCTCCTGGAGTTCGGCGAAGCGCTCGATGCTGAAATGAAGCAGGTCGTTGCCGATCTTCCGATCGGCGTGGATGTCCACCGTGTTTCCGACCAGCCGCACGTCGTCGATGAGGCTGTCTCCGGCTTTACCCGGGCGCTGTTCGAAGCGATCGTCATCGTGCTCGTCATCAGCTTCATCAGTCTCGGCCTTCGCGCCGGCATGGTGGTGGCGATCTCCATTCCCCTCGTGCTTGCCATCACCTTTGTGGTGATGGAATATTCCGGCATTTCGCTGCAGCGCATCTCGCTCGGCGCCCTCATTATCGCGCTCGGGCTGCTCGTTGACGATGCCATGATCGCCGTCGAGATGATGGTGGCCCGCCTGGAGGCAGGCGACGATCTGAGGAAGGCTGCCACCCACGTCTATACATCGACGGCCTTTCCGATGCTGACCGGAACGCTTGTCACTGTCGCAGGCTTCATCCCGGTCGGTCTCAACAACAGCGCCGCCGGCGAATTCACCTTCACGCTTTTCGTCGTCATCGCGGTTTCGCTGGTCGTGTCCTGGATCGTGGCTGTGCTGTTCACGCCGCTTCTCGGCGTCACTATCCTGCCGAAGACCATGAAATCCCATCACGAGAAGAAGGGGCGCTTCGCCGCCGTCTTCTCCTGGCTTCTGAAGCTCGCGATGCGCTGGCGCTGGATCACCATCGTGGCGACGGTCGGCGTCTTTGCCCTTTCGGTCGGCGGCATGGGGCTGGTGCAGCAGCAGTTCTTCCCGAACTCGGACAGGACCGAGCTCGTCATCGACTGGAACCTGCCTCACAACAGTTCCATCGCCGAGACGAACAGACAGATGGCCAAATTCGAAAAGGAGATGCTGGCCAACAACAAGGATATCGACCACTGGACGACCTATGTCGGCCAGGGCGCACCGCGTTTCATCCTGTCCTTCGACGTGCAGACACCCGACGTTTCGTTCGGACAGACGGTGATCGTTACCAAAGGACTCGACGCGCGCGACAAGGTTCGGGCAGAGCTGCAGGCCTATCTGACGAAGACCTTCCCCGGCACCGACGCTTTCGTTAAGCTTCTCGACATCGGCCCGCCGGTGGGCAAACCTGTCCAGTACCGGATCAGCGGCCCGGACATTCAGAAGGTCCGCGATATCTCACAGCAATTTGCAGGTGTCGTGGGTTCCCACCCCCTGCTTTCGAACATGGTGCTGGACTGGAACGAACCTTCCCGCGTCGTAAAGGTCGATGTCCTGCAGGACAAGGCGCGACAGCTCGGCGTCTCCTCCGAGGACATCGCAACCGCGCTTAACGGTATCGTTGAGGGTTCTACGGCGACACAGATCCGCGACGACATCTACCTCGTCAATGTCGTCGGGCGAGCCAGGGCATCCGAGCGCGATTCGATCCAGACCCTTGAGAATCTGCAGCTCTCGACCTCCGACGGCAAGGTCGTGCCTCTCTCGGCAGTCGCGAATTTCCGTTACGAGCTCGAGCAGCCGACGATCTGGCGCCGCGACCGGCAGCCCACGATCACGCTCAAGGCAGCCGTCATCGGTTCGACGCAGCCGGCGACGATTGTCGATCAACTGAAGCCGAAAGTCGGGGAGTTCCAGAAGAACCTTCCTGTCGGATACAAGATCGAAATCGGCGGCGCCGTCGAATCCAGCGCCGAGGCGCAAGGGCCGATCGCCGCCGTAGCTCCACTGATGCTGTTTACGATGGCGACGATCCTGATGATTCAGCTGCAGAGCTTCAGCCGCCTCTTCCTGGTCTTCGCGGTCGCGCCGACGGCCCTGATCGGCGTGGTCGCAGCACTCCTGCTGAGCAATGCTCCAATGGGCTTCGTCGCCATCCTCGGCGTCCTGGCGCTGATCGGCATCCTGATCCGCAACTCGGTCATTCTGGTCGTGCAGATCGAGCATCTGCGCGCCGAAGGCGTCGCGGCGTGGCAGGCGGTGATCGAGGCGACCGAACACCGCATGCGGCCGATCATGCTGACCGCGGCAGCCGCCACGCTCGCACTGATCCCGATTTCGCGCGAGATCTTCTGGGGTCCGATGGCCTACGCCATGATGGGCGGCATCGTCGTCGGAACGGCGCTCACACTGCTGTTCCTGCCTGCGCTTTACGTCGCATGGTTCAGGATTCCGAGGGACGAAGGCGTTCGGGCCGAAGCCGCCGCGGCGGAAGTTTGA
- a CDS encoding NCS1 family nucleobase:cation symporter-1: MSIRNPSPSLYNEDLAPAEERKWGAFSIFNVWTSDVHSLWGYYLAASLFLLCGSFVNFVIAIGIGSLVIFFLMSLVGNAGVRTGVPFPVLARASFGTFGANVPALVRAVVACFWYGAQTAAASGAIVALLIRNESLLAFHQNSHLLGHSTLEVICYAIVWALQLLIIQRGMETVRKFQDWAGPAVWIMMLILAVYLVAKSGTFSFGSEIPRDVLIEKTKDAGVPGEPGSIAALAAVAATWITYFAALYLNFCDFSRYATSEKALRKGNLWGLPINLLAFCLVAGVTTTAAFTVYGEVLLHPEQISAKFESWFLALLAALTFAVATLGINVVANFVSPAFDFANVFPRQINFKRGGYIAALIALVLYPFAPWETGAAHFVNFIGSTMGPIFGIMMVDYYLIRKSQLNVEALYHENGEFRFQNGWHGNAFIAFAVGALFSSILPTFTSILPDWWGTYGWFFGVAIGGAIYFVLRMGARRNPAFAS; the protein is encoded by the coding sequence ATGAGCATACGAAATCCATCTCCCTCGTTATACAACGAGGATCTTGCGCCCGCCGAGGAGCGCAAATGGGGTGCGTTCAGCATCTTCAACGTCTGGACCTCAGACGTCCACAGCCTCTGGGGCTACTATCTGGCGGCGAGCCTGTTTCTGCTCTGCGGTAGCTTCGTCAATTTCGTCATCGCCATCGGCATCGGCTCTCTCGTCATCTTCTTTCTCATGAGCCTGGTCGGCAATGCGGGCGTGCGTACCGGCGTGCCCTTTCCGGTGCTGGCGCGCGCCTCCTTCGGCACTTTCGGTGCCAATGTCCCGGCACTTGTCCGGGCGGTGGTCGCCTGCTTCTGGTACGGGGCGCAGACCGCCGCGGCATCCGGTGCAATCGTCGCCCTGCTGATCCGCAATGAGAGCCTGCTCGCCTTCCACCAGAATAGCCACCTGCTTGGCCATTCGACGCTGGAGGTCATCTGCTACGCCATCGTCTGGGCGCTGCAGCTGCTGATCATCCAGCGCGGCATGGAAACGGTCCGCAAATTCCAGGATTGGGCAGGTCCGGCCGTGTGGATCATGATGCTGATCCTCGCGGTCTATCTGGTCGCCAAGTCGGGCACTTTCTCTTTCGGTTCAGAAATCCCGCGTGATGTCCTGATTGAAAAGACCAAGGATGCCGGCGTGCCCGGCGAACCTGGCTCGATTGCGGCGCTTGCTGCCGTGGCCGCCACCTGGATCACCTATTTCGCCGCACTCTACCTGAACTTCTGCGATTTCTCGCGTTATGCAACGAGCGAAAAGGCGCTGCGGAAGGGCAATCTCTGGGGTCTGCCGATCAACCTCCTGGCCTTCTGCCTCGTCGCAGGCGTCACCACCACGGCCGCCTTTACGGTCTATGGAGAGGTGTTGCTGCATCCCGAACAGATCTCGGCCAAATTCGAAAGCTGGTTCCTGGCGCTGCTTGCGGCGCTGACGTTCGCGGTCGCGACGCTCGGCATCAACGTCGTGGCGAATTTCGTTTCGCCGGCCTTCGACTTCGCCAACGTCTTCCCGCGCCAAATCAATTTCAAGCGCGGCGGCTATATCGCCGCCCTGATCGCTCTCGTGCTTTATCCCTTCGCTCCGTGGGAGACAGGTGCGGCACATTTCGTCAACTTCATCGGTTCGACAATGGGGCCGATCTTCGGCATCATGATGGTGGATTATTACCTTATCAGGAAAAGTCAGCTGAACGTCGAGGCGCTCTATCACGAGAATGGCGAGTTCCGCTTCCAGAACGGATGGCACGGCAATGCCTTTATCGCATTTGCGGTCGGCGCTCTATTCTCGTCGATCCTGCCGACTTTCACCTCGATCCTGCCGGACTGGTGGGGCACCTACGGCTGGTTCTTCGGCGTCGCCATCGGTGGAGCAATCTATTTCGTGCTGAGAATGGGCGCGCGGCGCAATCCGGCCTTCGCATCCTGA
- a CDS encoding DUF4272 domain-containing protein, protein MKRLFSTLLALIIPVQAALSQTADDAQARKARSVAQLRSEGVPTIDHLPTIEPESTSIRRNTEVVVQRAVALAIVAVKGETGDHAMGQALIRQFGAKGFFTPKEQAFMDDPDPSDQDQTNFTWRYEGVHVMLWALGIVPELERPDHICDVPFIANTLRELGTDGLMRGAKLRSQNELLDAADLTYRYDWAVVNARLKGEEPPTGLNKGVVHERHYALNWLIGYMDQDSDDISTDT, encoded by the coding sequence ATGAAGCGACTATTTTCCACCCTTCTCGCACTGATTATTCCGGTGCAGGCAGCCCTCTCGCAAACTGCCGACGATGCACAGGCGCGCAAGGCCCGTTCTGTCGCCCAGCTTCGATCGGAAGGCGTTCCGACCATCGATCACCTGCCGACCATCGAGCCCGAGAGCACGAGCATCCGTCGAAATACCGAGGTCGTCGTCCAGCGCGCCGTCGCGCTGGCGATCGTCGCCGTGAAAGGCGAGACCGGCGACCACGCGATGGGTCAGGCCCTCATCCGGCAGTTCGGGGCGAAAGGGTTTTTTACCCCGAAGGAGCAGGCCTTCATGGACGATCCCGATCCCTCGGATCAGGACCAAACGAATTTCACCTGGCGTTACGAAGGCGTGCACGTCATGCTTTGGGCGCTCGGCATCGTGCCCGAGCTCGAGCGCCCCGACCATATCTGCGACGTCCCGTTCATTGCGAACACGCTCCGCGAGCTGGGTACGGATGGATTGATGCGCGGTGCCAAGCTGCGCTCGCAGAACGAGCTGCTCGACGCCGCCGACCTGACCTATCGCTACGATTGGGCCGTCGTGAATGCAAGGCTGAAGGGCGAAGAGCCGCCCACCGGATTGAACAAGGGTGTGGTCCATGAGCGCCATTATGCCCTCAACTGGCTGATCGGCTACATGGACCAGGACTCGGACGATATTTCCACGGACACGTGA
- a CDS encoding magnesium and cobalt transport protein CorA codes for MKRLKDLDSVSVRTGSAPSSPPHERRGVVAAAVYQHGQRIRDIRIEEAGEWRNRENAIVWIGLHEPDEVLLHQIQAEFNLHPLAIEDAAQPHQRPKLEIYGDAMFVVARTAHMKDGEIIFGETHLFVGRGYVVSVRHGESSSYLAVRQRCEATPAALAHGENYILYSILDFIVDNYMPVIEVVQEEVEKLEDLVLRELLSKSDIERLYLLRRKLLRLRNAVVPLVDVCRRYEHIDLPGMDPTLQSLFRDVTDHVRRVQEDIDALREVLAFAFEASVMIGQTEQTAIARKLAAWAAILAVPTAIAGIYGMNFNDMPELKFQYGYFVVLGVIAVLCTGLFGFFRRRKWL; via the coding sequence TTGAAACGGTTAAAGGATTTGGACAGTGTTTCCGTGCGGACCGGAAGCGCTCCGTCGTCGCCTCCGCATGAACGGCGCGGTGTCGTCGCGGCCGCTGTCTACCAGCACGGGCAGCGTATTCGCGACATCAGGATAGAAGAGGCCGGAGAATGGCGGAACCGGGAGAATGCCATCGTCTGGATCGGCCTGCACGAGCCGGATGAAGTGCTGCTGCACCAGATCCAGGCCGAGTTCAATCTTCACCCGTTGGCGATCGAGGATGCGGCGCAGCCGCACCAGCGTCCGAAGCTGGAAATTTACGGGGACGCAATGTTCGTCGTCGCCCGCACTGCCCATATGAAGGATGGGGAGATCATCTTCGGCGAAACGCACCTCTTCGTCGGTCGTGGTTATGTCGTCTCCGTGCGCCATGGAGAATCCTCCTCCTATCTTGCAGTCAGGCAGCGGTGCGAGGCCACACCCGCCGCCCTTGCTCACGGCGAGAACTATATCCTCTATTCCATCCTCGATTTCATCGTCGACAATTACATGCCCGTCATCGAGGTGGTGCAGGAGGAGGTCGAGAAGCTCGAGGATCTGGTGCTGCGCGAACTGCTGTCGAAGTCCGATATCGAACGGCTCTACCTGCTGCGGCGCAAGCTCCTGCGGCTGCGCAATGCCGTGGTGCCGCTGGTGGATGTCTGCCGCCGATACGAACACATCGATCTGCCCGGCATGGATCCGACGCTTCAGTCGCTGTTTCGCGATGTGACCGATCACGTGCGCCGGGTCCAGGAAGATATCGACGCGCTGCGCGAAGTGCTTGCCTTCGCCTTCGAGGCCAGCGTGATGATCGGCCAGACGGAACAGACGGCGATTGCCCGCAAGCTCGCCGCCTGGGCGGCAATTCTCGCCGTTCCCACCGCGATCGCCGGCATCTATGGCATGAATTTCAACGATATGCCGGAACTGAAATTCCAGTATGGCTATTTTGTCGTGCTTGGCGTCATCGCCGTCTTGTGCACGGGCCTGTTCGGCTTCTTCCGCCGGAGGAAATGGCTCTAA
- a CDS encoding phosphotransferase enzyme family protein → MRLLEGGRTGQIWRDGDNVIRPSGEWTPTAHRFLRHLRSKGFLAAPEPIRITGEGQEVVGYVGGRVCEDLGDPLVGSERMLISAARLLRDFHTASQGFLESDDAAQIWMLPAREPREVVCHGDYAPYNVATIDHEAVGIIDFDTAHPAPRLWDLAYAVYRWAPLSDPANPAVAFGFYEQLRRAEIFCNAYGATAEERRRLPEMICRRLQALVDFMLASAAAGDEFFREDVHAGDAGLYLNDIGYIARYRDQLLQALS, encoded by the coding sequence GTGAGACTGTTGGAGGGCGGGCGGACCGGGCAGATCTGGCGCGACGGCGATAACGTCATCAGGCCGTCCGGCGAATGGACCCCGACCGCGCACCGGTTTTTGCGCCATCTCAGAAGCAAAGGCTTCCTCGCAGCGCCGGAGCCCATTCGCATCACCGGCGAGGGCCAGGAGGTCGTCGGCTATGTAGGCGGCCGCGTCTGCGAAGACCTCGGCGATCCCCTTGTCGGGTCGGAGCGCATGCTGATTTCCGCAGCGAGACTTCTGCGCGATTTTCACACGGCATCTCAAGGTTTTCTGGAATCGGATGACGCGGCCCAGATATGGATGCTGCCGGCGCGGGAGCCGCGCGAGGTCGTCTGCCACGGAGACTATGCGCCCTACAATGTCGCCACTATCGATCATGAGGCTGTCGGGATCATCGATTTCGACACTGCCCATCCCGCACCGCGCCTTTGGGATCTAGCCTATGCAGTCTATCGTTGGGCACCGCTCTCCGACCCCGCCAATCCGGCTGTGGCATTCGGCTTTTATGAACAGCTGCGGCGGGCGGAAATCTTCTGCAACGCCTACGGCGCGACGGCAGAGGAACGGCGCCGGCTCCCGGAGATGATCTGCAGGCGGCTTCAAGCCCTCGTCGATTTCATGCTGGCGAGTGCCGCAGCCGGAGACGAATTCTTTAGGGAGGACGTCCATGCAGGAGACGCCGGGCTCTATCTTAACGACATCGGCTATATCGCCAGGTATCGGGACCAGTTGTTGCAAGCGCTGTCCTGA
- a CDS encoding MBL fold metallo-hydrolase, with product MNPAVELCSYPGLDERIVIVRAGDEVDAVFVRTERLNVMVDTLGTPELCRIALDLLEESAKARPLLVVNSHMDWDHFWGNSAISGRAPIIAHAAALDRLRDASTQQVLKDKANQESRFRKVELIGPDITFCGSMVLNGGDLTLELIHTPGHTPDHIAVWIPELRICLAVDAVECPIPEVWSRSGHDLRLIQTSLTRIRDLDARLIIPAHGKTSSPSIVDENIAYFEALADRIGILSESQLADPQLGGMDGFRLQDFVAVPDGIPSDTLAFYRACHETNLGATVHARIEKLKSA from the coding sequence ATGAACCCCGCGGTGGAATTGTGCTCTTACCCGGGGCTGGACGAGCGCATCGTCATCGTCCGGGCAGGTGATGAGGTGGATGCCGTATTTGTCCGGACCGAAAGATTGAACGTCATGGTCGATACGCTCGGCACGCCCGAATTATGCCGGATCGCGCTCGACCTGCTTGAGGAAAGCGCCAAGGCTCGTCCGCTGCTCGTCGTCAATTCACATATGGACTGGGATCACTTCTGGGGCAACTCTGCGATTTCAGGGCGCGCTCCGATCATCGCGCATGCCGCGGCACTCGACCGTCTGCGTGACGCCTCCACCCAGCAGGTCCTGAAGGACAAGGCGAACCAGGAATCGCGCTTTCGCAAGGTGGAGCTCATCGGCCCCGATATCACCTTCTGCGGCTCTATGGTGCTGAACGGCGGCGATCTGACGCTCGAACTCATTCATACGCCGGGACACACGCCCGATCATATCGCCGTCTGGATTCCTGAACTTCGCATCTGCCTGGCCGTCGACGCGGTGGAATGCCCTATTCCCGAAGTGTGGAGCAGAAGTGGTCACGATCTTCGGCTGATCCAAACCTCGCTCACGCGGATCCGTGACCTGGATGCGAGACTGATAATCCCTGCGCATGGCAAGACATCTTCGCCGTCGATAGTGGATGAGAACATCGCCTATTTCGAAGCCCTTGCCGATCGTATCGGTATCTTGAGCGAGAGCCAGCTGGCGGATCCGCAACTCGGCGGGATGGATGGTTTCAGGCTTCAAGATTTCGTCGCCGTTCCCGACGGAATTCCTTCCGACACGTTGGCGTTCTACCGGGCCTGTCATGAGACCAATCTCGGCGCCACGGTTCACGCCCGTATCGAAAAATTGAAATCCGCATAG